Within Butyrivibrio fibrisolvens, the genomic segment TGATATTACAGGAAGACTCCTTCCGCAGGGTCAGTACAGGAGCATAGCATGGCATAGCGACAAGACCTATGTCTACTCCAAACATCCTGATACTTTTGGCAAAAAAGAGATCTGCAGCATGTGGGGCTTCCCTTATGTAGATAAGAACTGGAATTATAAGGGATATGAAGGCAAAGATATCGAGATCGTAGTATTCTCATCTGCCGATGAAGTAGAAGTCCTTGTAAACGGCAAGTCCATAGGAATTAAGAGAACAGATCTAAATGACAGATTCCCTAACTGCGCAGTATTCGAAACGGTATACGAAGAAGGCGTAGTCGAAGCAATAAGCTATAAACTAGGCGCTGAAGCAGTATCAGGATCATGTAATAATGACAACAATGATTCAGATATAAATACAGATAAGAATACAGATAAGGATGTCACAAGGGTTGTTATAAGTAGGGATACCCTTGAGACAACCAAGGTCCCTGCCGCTATAAGACTTGTGCCTGAGAAGACCAGCCTTAAAGCTGACGGCCATGACGTATCATATATAGGCATAGAGATAGTTGACGAGGACGGAGCAGTAGTACCGGATGCTGAAGTCTCCATAACAGCTTCCATATCCGGTAAGGCCAAACTCTCCGGTCTTGGAACAGGCAATCCCAAGACAGAAGAGAACTATACCGATAATATAACTACTACCTATAAAGGTATGGCAATGGCAGTATTAAGAAGCGGATATGAAAAGGGCGAAGCAATCCTATCCATTGAATCACAAGGCTTCTTGAAAAAAGAAATAAAGATCACATTGGAGTGATTGGCCTATTAGAATAATTAGTATAATTAGAATAAATATCGTATTGGTATAAAAAGCGATGCCGCAATGATATGTAACCTCTTTACTGGATAAGAATAATATCCGGTAAGGAGGTTTTTATTATGAGTTATTCGCTTCATGAAGATGTCATTTGTTATATGAAAATACCGTTCGTCTCATGAAGATGTCATTCGTCGGATGAAATGTGCAATCCGTCGAAAAGTTGTGACAAGCAATTTTTTACATTGTATAGTGAATGTGCTTATGCTCCTGGGTTCTTAACTGTTTTTAAGACAGTTTTATCAGAAATAAGACATGCATATATTATTCCAATATTTGAGATCATCAAAAATGGCAACATTAAAGTTAGGAACCAAAACTGAATTTATCAGATAGATAAGAAAAAGTTAATTAAAAGTAAATTTAAAGGAGACATATGACACTCTTGAGGATGCATGGAGAGGTATAAGTTGATAAAAAAAATTAAAGAAATAAAAATATATATTATTAGTACAATTATTATAGCATGTGCAATAGCAGTTATTGGATTCTTTAGTAAAGCTTTTTGGGGGTCAATTTACATACATGATTATTATTCTGAGTATAGCTATGTGATAGATCATGGAGAAGTACATCTTCTTTATTATTGGGGAAATGATGAAAATGTAGATATTCCATCCCATATACTCTTTTTCCCTGTTGTGGATCTGTGTAGTAGAAAATATATATGCATGTATCCGGAAGAAGAAAATATGGCTCGTGGATTTGAACTAAATCAAAGTTTACGATTCGTCAGTATTCCAAGCACAATAATAGAAATAGGTGATGGGGCATTTAGGGGGTGTAAAAACATTGAAAAAGTAACTTTTGGCGGAAATGAAAAAATAATTGGAACTGCTTTTCAAAATTGTAGCTCATTGACTGAAGTTTTGGTTCCTGAAAGTGTAGAAACAATTAATCCATATGCTTTTTATGAATGTACAGCGCTTTCTGATGTAGTGATTGGCGATAAAGTAAATTATATAGGATATAATGCTTTTTATCGCACTCCGTGGTTAGAAAACTATCCTGATGATTTTGTAATCGTAGGAGATAATAATCTTATATGCTATAAAGGTGATGAAACTGACATAATCATACCTGATGGAGTAAAGAGAATTAGTGGAGTGTTTATAAGAGGGAAAAATGTAGAATCGGTATATGTTCCTGATACAGTCACTTTTATAGAGTTTGCTGCATTTAATAATAGAGATATTGCAATTACTATACAATTTGGAGATGAAGATATAGAGTTTTCAGGTGATCCATGTGATACTGAGTGTGTTATAGTAGCGCCATATGGTTCTTCTGCACAGAAAATGGCTGAAATTTATGGTCATAAATATATTGAGATTGAATAAGATGAGCAAATCATTATTGGGGGATGACTCTGCGCAAGAACCTGTTTTCAGTTATTTTGAAGCAATAAGTGTGCGAATCCTGAATGTATAATGGTACACTCCAACTGTAATAAAAGATACAATCAGATATCTAATGCTTCTGACAAGGCCTGCAATAATTGTTCCTGAGTCAAGGAATTCTGTGCTAAAGGGGAGCCTAGAGATTTTATCGCAGGCAAAAAATGATATGGATGCATCTGCTACATCTGACTTCTTAATTAAAGTGTAGATGGTTGGGAAGAACCGGAGACATAATGATTGATAATTGCGACTAACCAGGGATGTGCAGAATCAGCACGCAGAGCAGTTTTTAAATATCCAAATAGAACATGGGTTTTAATATGTGATAATTTTTTTGCATTAGGATATGAAATACACAGAATGGGAAATTATGGCTAAAATGTAAGTGCCTGTTAACCTAAAAATCTTATAAATTAGAAGAGTGTATTCATACGTGGATAAATATATAAAAGATAATATTATAGAAAAGACAGATGAATTAAAGTTGGCTAGTTTAAATAAAGTGCTTTTTGCAACTTTTTCTTCTTTGCTACAATTATTATTGATACTAAAAAAGAATAGAGAGTACAATGAGTCATTTTTTAGACAAATACAAGTACCTTTTAGTAAAACCTATAAAGATTTACTGCATATGTAATGGATTAAATATGCTTATTCATATAATGAATTATTATATGGGATTCTTAGGATTTGGCGCAGATATATTGCTATATCCTTTTAAGATTGGTGTTTGCTATTATGTGTACTTGCAGATAAAACACAAAGGTAATGAAAATCACGCAATTATTTCGTCTGTGATCAAATATATAATGATAGCGGATGCTTTAGAACTATTTGTTTCAGTCACGGCAGTGGAAACAAAGGGGCTGGTATTTGCTATATTGTTATTACTGTTTTGTTTAAAAGCATATCTTGATTATTACCTGTTTCTCATATTATGCAAGTCAGAACCAGCTAAGAAGATGTGGACAATTCTTAACTCAAGTATTGTGATTTTTGTTGCGCTTGTTTCAATAACTAACCGGATAATGTATGTAGTGTATATCCTTTTGCTCATCAGATTTTTGATGGCTAATAGCATCGTCAAAAGGACCGAAGGAAGTATTCCTTTTATAAAGAAAAATGCTGTAATAGTAAAACTGAGCAATGTTAGTGTTAGCCATAAATCTCGGTATTATATTTGGGGAGCAGTTGGAATACTAGCTGTATGCTTTTTGTGTCTTAGATATAGCAAGGCTACCGGCAAATATGAATTAGTATCTGATGATGGATCAATAGTAGTACATTCAGCAATGGATTATTTTGTCGAGGATAATTATGGGATAGACAGATTCTGTATTACGAACAGGATGCCGGATTGGACAGGGTTTTCAAGATACTGGTGGGGATTTATCGATGAACAATCTGGTAATGTTACGCAGGCACAGTATAGTAATGCTCCTTGTTTTGATGAATCAGGAATTGCATGGGATTATGATGGACATTTCATTGATACCAAGGGAAATGTAGTAATAGATGTATCTTCTTTAGTAATGAACAGAAGAGCGCCAAGAACCACTATAATAAATGACTTTTTGGATGTTGCATGGGAAAGCGAAGATTTTCTTCGTGTATTTAAGTGGATTAGTATTAGGACATTTCACAAAGATGTAAATCCAAGCTATGGTCATGATCATTTCTATGTTGAGTGGCAAGGGCAATCAGTATATGAAGGTAATGTCATGAATTTGGAGAATGTTTGGGGATTGGGACATTATGATAAAGACATTTATTTCATTAATAATGTTGCAGCTTTTTACTCAGAGAAAGATGGCGCTTATGGCCTAATCAATGACAAAGGGGAAGTTATAATAAAACCATCAATATATCGTATAGATATATCTAAAAAAGCAGAATTAATATATGTGACATTGAAAGGAAAGGGTTATCTAAACATTGTTAATTATGATGGGGTATTTTTATTGGATAGAACAAAAGATTGGTATTTAAAAGAGTATGATGATGATACACGCACTGCCTGGTATACACATGATTTTTCTGCTGATGGAGATGTTGTTATAAGCTATGATGGTCAAGTAATTGAGGAATGAAATTTGGATAGTATCTAGAAGAATCGAGCAGCATTCATAATTCACGGATTGCGGTCACAGAGCATAGTGTTTACACTATTCATCTCTTTTGCAACGTTTCCTTCTTTGCTACAATTATTAGTGATATATAGAAAGGGAGACATATGTTTTAAAATGAAAAAGAAATATTTAATACTGGCATTTGCTCTATGCGTAGTTCTTTCAGGATGCGGTGAGAAGAGTGAGATATCTTCAAAAGGTGAAAGCATGAATGTATCTGCTGATACAGCATCAGATGAAGGTGCATCAGTTCATAACGATGATACTGGCACTGCAAGTGATAATAACTCACAAGAAGACACTAAGCAGGAAGAAAGCAATAAGGATAACAATCAGTCAGATGCCCAGATAGAAAGTACGGCATCTACAGGAGATACAACGGCATCTTCTGTAGATGCCGTCCCTTCTGACACTACTGCAATAACTCAGGATATGGCATATCAAGGCGTTGACAATTACTGTCATAAGGAATATGACTGGAGCATTGCTAAGGACAATCCTGATATCATGTACGTTTATTTGGGAGAAGAGACAGATACCGAGTATCTTGTTATATTCAGAAGCTATACTGGATCATTTGTATATTTTTACGTCAATAAGTCAACAGGACTTACAAGGATGGTAGATGTAGTACCTCTTATGGATCTGGAGGAAGAGTCGGGAACTATCAATATATACGATTATCTTTGATTATAGTTTAACATTATGGTAAGAGTGATAGGATTGACATAGTAGAATCTGTATCCGGATGAGTAGTATTCTTTTCTTAATAAGGAGGGCCTATGGGGACAGTTATAGAAGTTGCTGACAATTATCTATACTATATTGTAGAACTGTGCACTATCATAATGGAGCTATTCGGTGTCATAATTCTTGTCTTTACAGCCATAAAGAGCTTCATAGAATGGCTCAAAAAAGATGAGAACATAAGACTCCACCTTGCTCAGGGCATTGCTCTTGCTCTTGAATTCAAGCTTGGCGGAGAGGTTCTTAGAACTGTTGTCGTAAGAGAGTGGTCTGAGCTTGGAATCCTTGGCGCGATCATACTCCTTAGAGGCGTACTCACATTCCTGATCCACTGGGAGATCAAGAATGAGAAGAATGAGATCGCTCAGAATGAAAAATAGTCCTTGAAACTTTACTGTAAACATAATGATCTTTATAGCTTATATATCAAAATGATAATGATAATATATCAGTATATGAAAAAATAAGTTGAGGGAAACGATGAATAATTCAATCTATAGAAAAAAGAATCGCCTTATTTCAAGTTTTCTTATTGCCATGCTTTTGTCAGGATGCAGCTCTAGTCAGCTGGAATTAGGTAATAAGGATTTAGACCAATCTGATGAAGAAATCAGCACAAATGAAAAAGATGCAGATGATGAAGCTGCCAAAGATGCAAGTGCTGATGATAGTACAAAAGACAGCAGTTCTGAAGAATCACAGCATGCAGAATCTGTATCAGACAGGCAGGGAGCAGGCGAGCCGTGGAAGAGTCCGGCAGGAGATTATTATCCTGAGTCGCCGTATTCTCATATTATCAGCTGCCTTCAGGGTACAACTGAGCTTTCCTATGCCAGGGATGTCAGTATAAAAGATCTCTTTTCAGGGACGGTGGAGTATGCATGCCAGGACATAACAGGTGATGGAACAGACGAACTGTTGATTCTGACTGACAGAGACGGAAAAGGGTATATTACTGCAATAGGATACTGGCCTGAGAAGGACAAAGTATGTACTGTTTTTGAAAATGTTTTTAATCGCGGATGCCAAAACATTAGTACAGAAGGTTTCATAACAGATTACAGTTATGTGAATTCTGATGGTGATACAGTATATGACATAGTTCCGGATAAAGATATAGAGCAGACGGTATATTTCAGAACAGGTTCTTATCATAATACATACGGCAGTGTACTTCACAGGATCGATTATAAGACGAGCACATCTGAATATAAGCTGGATGATAAAAATATAACCAGTGACGAATTTGAGCATTATCAGAAAATGACAGAAGAAACTGTTTCTTTTCAAAAAGCAGATTCGGTGGATGATGTTATTGCATACCTGAAAGAGGCAGACAACGGATATGATGAGAAAATGCGTTCATTTCTGCAGAAAAAGCAGAATGGAGAGGGAATTTTTGTTAATCCGGCATCCCCGGAAGCTGCTGACAATGTTTATGCAACTGCAGAAGAAGCATATGATGCATTTATGAGAAATGAGACATCCGTAAGATGTGCATATGAACTGACTGTAGTGAATGGGGATTTTGAATATGTGTATGGTGATAAATACACACTACAGGAGCTCTGTGATAAGTACTCCGGAGAAGCATCAAATAAGAGTGTGAGTATTGACTGCGGAAATGACGGCGATAAGGAAATGTGCATAGCTATATCATCTGATAAGGGGATTGAACCTGTCGAGACTGATATTGTAGTCAAATACAGCGATGGACATCTGTATATGCTGCTTGTAGGCCAGAGCAGTTCAAGAAGTACACTTTTTGTAGATGAAAAAGGATGCATAAGAACTGAAGGGAGTTCCGGTGCAGATCATATGATGGAAAGTCTCCTTGTAATTGATGCAAACGGTATTACTCATCACATCTATGACTGCAACATAGTAGGTGCAGAGTCATTTAAACAGTATATACAGGATGGATGTGAACTGGCATTTGACAGCGAAAAAGTTCTAATGTACGTGTATGACATAGACGGTGAAATATATTATTCACCCAAAGTACAGGATGGTGATGATGAATATCTGACCAGGATCAGCAGCGAGTGTGCAGAAAAAGGTATTCAGATTACATCTGAGGATGAGGTGAATGCAATTATAGATAAGAAGAAAAAGGAATACGGGATTTGAAAGCATTGATCACGGTGGTCCAAAATCATATGAGCGGAGCACCTGGTCAGGAAGGCTGGGAGGATTTCGTTCATAATCACAAATTCCTTTATGGTGGATCGGAGAATGGGTATGAATAGAAATAAGAAAATAAGTGATGAGCTTTTTATAAAGCAGAAGACAGTAATCGGATGTCTCATTTTGTTGACATCTTCTATCATGGCAGGGTGCAGTGTGCATACAGAGCTGCCAACTTTGAAAAAAGAAGAATCTGTTCTGGATTACGACAGAAATGAGAATACGGGCTCATTAGAAGAGAGCAGCGCAGAGGATATTATCAGTGAAGAAGGGGACAATTCCAAAGAGACTGAAAGCTCTGAAAATTCCGCGTATTATCCTGAAGCATGGCGGCTTGCGAGTATATTTTACACAGGCAATGATATAGAGGTGTCTGCGGCTGATCTGTCGAAGGAAAAATATGGTGCCTTGCTGCATGAATATCATAACAGTGCTGATGACAGGATTCATTACGGCGATGACGGTGTTTACAGTATAAGCGATGATGATCTGCGTTCCATAGCACAGGATATGATAGGTTATACCGATGATGACGGAATTGAATATATGATTTCGACATATGGTGTGAATGGAACCGGAGCATCTTCTGACATGCATGAGTTTATTGGAGAAGGTGATGGCTACTGTCAATACGATATTACCAACTCTGTATATGATGAAACTGCGGATGAGTATATTCAGACCTGTGTAATGTGGACAAGTACTTTGAAAAAAGGTGTCATCAGCAGGGCTTACTTTAAAAAGAACACAAATTCAAGGAACATAGGAACTTTTGAAAAAATAGTTATGGAATCAGTGGATGGTGGAGATGGCAATGTGCCGCTCTTTAGTGAAGATGATGCGAAGGATGAGATATTATCCCACAAACTGTACAGCCTGACCGGAGATCTGCCTGATAACCAGTTTGAATTCAAATATGAAATAGAAAATCTGCCTTCAGAAAATGAAAATATATACTGTATTCATATGAGTACCGACAGAGATGTTGATCTGTTTTTTGACTTCAATGCTTGTACTGGTGATGTGACGGTCAGAAAGTCGGAAGACGATAAGGGAATGACTGTGAATCTTCTGAACATGGATTAATACAAACAGCCCACAGGTAATTGTCAGTGGGCTGTTTGACAACATGGTAATGATAAGATATTAGCGTATGAAAAAATTTAAGTCGGGGATAATGATGAATAATTCAATCTATAGAAAAAAATATCGCCTTATTTCAAGTTTTCTTATTGCCATGCTTTTATCAGGATGCAGCTCTAGTCAGCTGGCATTAGGTAATAAGGATTCAGATCAGTCTGATGAAGAGATCAGCACAAATGAAAAAGATGCAGATGATGAAGCTGCCAAAGATGCAAGTGCTGATGATAGTACAAAAGACAGCAGTTCTGAAGAAAAGAGCAGCGAAGATCTTCTTGTAGACTCAGTTACATGGGACGATTTGTATGATCCTACAGGAAATAGCGATGAAGATAATAAAGTTTATTTTAACATGAGTGATGGAAGTGTTCAGACCTTCGAAATCAGCTCAGATTATAAGATTGAAGACCTTAAGATGGTTGATCTTGATAATGATGGAACGGATGATTACATTATCAGTTCATATTTTGCCAATACAGCTACAGAATACAACATCATATATGCTTATACATTTGATGATGGTCAGATATCACAGCTCTTTCCGGTTAGCGGAATAGAAGGCGTAGAAGATGACGTTTTATATGACTGCCAGATCACAGATGTAACTATTGATTATGCTACAGATGCGACTGTGAACGGACTAGAGCTTATATCATTTGGTAAAGTTAATGGAATGGTCTATGAGGACTCACATAAGATTATCTATTATCAAGATGGCAAGTGGAATCTTAAATCCGATTATACTGACGCCGAAGCTGAATATGAAACCATTATGGCGCCAAGAGATAAGGGTTATATAGATCTTGATGAGGAGTCTTCTAAGTTGTATCAGGCTTTCCTTGATGGAAATGAAAAGGCTATTTATGACATCGAAGGCGATAAGGGCCAGTATATCGAACCTTCTTTGGTTCTTTCTGATGGAGAAAAGTATACTCTTGATGATATCACAGGTAACCTTACGTCAGCAGATCAGTACTCTGAAGGATGGAAGGTTGAAAGTGTCACTGATACGTATATAGATTGCGGTCTGGATGATGATTACGAGATGGTTGTAAGCATATCTTTTGACACCGAATTTAGTTTTGATATGGTGATCAAAAAAGTTGATGGAAGTCTTAAGATTTGCTATTTTGGTGACAGCTGGAGCAGATGTCAAACACGCATATGCTATAACGGTATGATCTATTCTTATGGATCTGGCGGGGCAACTTCTCATGGAGGTTATACCGGATTTGTAGATGCTGATGGTCAGTACAAGCTGTGGTACGAAGAGTGGGAAGAAGGCTATGATGACTATGATGGTGATGGAACCTTTAGTGTATCACCTTATATAGACGGTTCTTCTGTGGATCTTACATTTGATATTCCGGATGCAGCATATATCTATAGTGAAGAGATATCATTTGACGAAGGCGATGGATATGAGTATTACTATTTCTATATACTTGATGAAGATAGTAATGAGCTTCCTGACGATCCTGATGATCCTGATAATCCATATGAAATAGTAAGGACGGAGTGTGAAAAGGCCGGTATTACTGCTATATCTAAAAAGGAACATGAAGAAAAGCTTGAAGAAAGAAGACAGGAAATAGGCCTTACTGATGAAATATATGAGTACGGCAATGAATACCTGACGGAAGATGAATAAAAGTGCTTTGCTTCTCATAATATCAGGCTTCATCATCGTATCTTTTGCCCTGGATTACTTATTTTTGACTATCGATTAGTCTCATTAACTAAAAACTTCGCACTTTCCAAACATCCCTCGTCGGCACAGCTGTAAGGGGGAGTGTATGTTTGGAAAGTGCGAAGTTTGGGCGGACGCAGTTATTTGGTGGTGCCGCCCTCAACGAAGCTTACAGGGAGGCATACAAGCGGAGGCTTGATGCTCATGCTATCCTGTAATAGCAGTTCTACGCACATCTCTGCGATCTTGTCAGTGGGCTGAGCTATAGAAGAGCAGGTATAGTCTTTGTTGCCATGAATCCTGACACCGTCAAAACCAATGATCTGTACATCTTCCGGAACCCTGATATCAAGCCCCTTTAGGAATTTAACAACATCATAAACTATAGCATCTGTAACGCAGAACATACCATCAAAATCAAGCTTACCATTATGAATATGACTCTTTAAGAATTTGAGGAATTCCTCGTCACTGTCTGCATCGTCTATTATCTTCATTTCATATTCAAGCCCCTTTAACATACAGCCGTTTTCAAAACCGCCCCTTCTTTTATTGGGCTCATTATCAAGATTTGATCCCTTTCGAAGGAAGGCCAGCTTTTTGCACCCTTTACTTGCAAGTATTTCGGCAGCAAGGTGACCACCGGCGAAGTTGTCACTGGCTACGCATGGGATGTTTGGAGCTATGATTCTATCGATAGATACAAAAGGAACATCATCCGGAATCTGGAGATTCGGATTATAAGTAAGTGCTATGATCCCGTCAACCTTATTCTGAAGGACCATGTCTATATAGTCCTGTTCATGGCTTCTGTCATAGTCAGAACAGCTTAGAAGCATCCTGTAATTACGCTTTTGAAGTTCGATATTAATATAGTGAGCAAGGTCACCGAAAAATGGAGTATAGGTGTTTGGAAGAAGGACCGCAACCGTATAAGTCTTGCTGGCCTTAAGCCCTTGCGCATAACTGTTTACATGATAGTCGAGCTTTTTGATGGCTGCATTGACTTTCTTTACATATTCTTCACCTGTTGGCTTACCGTTTATGACCTTGGATACTGTTCCAAGTGATACACCGGCTTCTTTGGCGACATCTTTTATAGTAGGTATATTTCTCTTTTTGTTCATGAAATCCTCCGAGCCTGTTTAGTAGCGGCGATTTAATGTCAGGTGCACAGATCCCGCACAATTACTGGGCTTGATAGTTATACTAGATGATTGTTTGAATGGGGTAAATATATCTTGGCTTATTTTGGTTCATGAAATAATATAGCACATAATGAAATGAATTACAAATTTCATGAAACGTTTCGTAGTTGTCTTTTTTACAAAATTTACATTTTGGAATCTACAAAAGCGACAAAATTAACAACTATTTGGCAAAAACTATTGACGTGTATAACACAAATGGAGTATACCATAGTTACATCAAAAAACGTTTCACGTAAAAAACGTTTCATAGACAGATCGGCATATCCGGTATTTTATCTTGTATAAAATAATCTAACCAGGATATTGCTTATCAAAAGTAATTCTATGATACCTGGGTAATTGCTATTAGGGAGGTTGTATGAAAGAAAAAGTAGCAGTTGATTTTCGTAGCAAGCTAAACTATATAAAGCGCCATTGGCAGTTATATGTATTTTTTATGATGCCGGCCTTTGTACTGACTATCATCTTCAAATATGTTCCTATGGGCGGAATCATGATTGCCTTTACGGAATATAACCCATTTAGAGGTATATGGGGAAGTGAGTGGGTTGGATTTGCTCATTTTAACAGATTCTTATCATCTCCCGATTTTATGACATATCTGATCAATACATTAAAACTTAGTGTGTATGGACTTTTATGGGGATTCCCGGTTCCTATTATACTTGCACTTCTTCTTAACAGGATCACAAGTGTCAGGATGAAGAAGAACATACAGCTTGTTCTGTATATGCCTAACTTCGTATCAGTTATCGTACTGTGCGGTATCGTTCGTATCCTTCTGTCAGTAACAGGTCCTGTGAATCTGTTCTTCCATTCAAGCATCAACTTCATGACTATGCCTGAAGCGTTCAGAACCATCTATATAGCAAGTGGTATCTGGCAGGGAGCAGGATGGGCATCCATCATGTACACAGCAGCACTTTCCAATGCAAGTCAGGATCTTAGAGAGGCTGCCAAGATAGATGGTGCCAATATCCTTCAGCAGATCAAGGTTGTTGAGTGGCCTGCTATTAAAGATATCGTTCTTATCCAGTTCATCATGAGCGTTGGTAATATCATGAGTATCGGATTTGAAAAGGCTTATGCTCTTCAGACTGATCTTAACCTTGCTTCATCTGAGATTATTTCTACATATGTATATAAGAAAGGTCTTCTTGACGGAGATTATGGTTTTTCTACTGCAGTAGGTCTTTTCAATACTGTAATAAATATTATTCTTCTTATTTCAATGAATCAGGTTGTTAAGAAGATGAATGAAGGAAGGGGAATCTAATATGAGCACAGTAAAAGCACAGCTTAAAAAGAAAAGCGAATTTGCAAGATATTCAGGTGCAGATAAGTCTTTACTTATAACAGGATATGCCCTGCTTGCACTTTTCCTTGTAGCGATAATCCTTCCTATCATATACATAATCGTAGCATCCTTTATGGATCCTATAACCCTTCAGAATAAGGGTATAACCTTTGAATTCGACAAGTGGACTCTGACAGCATATGAAAGAGTATTGAGCAATAACCAGATCTGGGTAGGTTTTAAGAATGCAGTTATTTATTCTGTACTGTTTTCAGCACTGTCTGTATTCATAACACTGCTTGCGGCATATCCTATGTCAAGACCTGATTTTGTGGGAAAAAAGTTCTTCAATACTATTTTCATCATAACTATGTTTTTTGGTGGAGGTCTTATTCCTACATACCTTCTTATAAGTGATCTTGGACTTCTTGATACTATGTGGGCCGTTATACTTCCCGGATCATTCAATGTATGGAACATGATAGTAGCAAGAACATATTTCCAGAACGTGCCTGCAGAACTTAGAGAGGCTGCAGAAGTTGATGGAGCATCTGATCTTACATACTTCTTCAAGATACTCCTTCCTGTATGTGTGCCGATCATTGCAACACTTGCCCTTTGGCAGTTTGTAGGAATGTGGAACAGCTATTTCGATGCCATGATCTACATCAATGATGCTTCCAAGCAGCCACTTCAGCTTGTACTTAGATCTATTCTCATTCAGAACCAGCCTGAATCGGGAATGATCTCAGATATGCAGAGTACTGCAGCAAGAGCACAGCTCGCTGAGCTACTTAAGTACTCAACAATTATTGTTTCCAGTCTGCCACTTATTGTCATGTACCCGTTCTTCCAGAAGTATTTTGAAAACGGAATCATGGCAGGTGCAGTAAAAGGATAATAGCAAAAAAGGAGAGGGAAAATGAGAAAGAGTAATGCAAAAAGAGTTATTGCTACGGCGCTGACTATGTGTATGGCATTTGGCGCCAGCGCATGCGGCAAATCCGGTGCGCAGGTAGGTGGAGGAGAGTTCCAGCAGGTTGATGCTTCTGAGCTTACA encodes:
- a CDS encoding leucine-rich repeat domain-containing protein, with product MERYKLIKKIKEIKIYIISTIIIACAIAVIGFFSKAFWGSIYIHDYYSEYSYVIDHGEVHLLYYWGNDENVDIPSHILFFPVVDLCSRKYICMYPEEENMARGFELNQSLRFVSIPSTIIEIGDGAFRGCKNIEKVTFGGNEKIIGTAFQNCSSLTEVLVPESVETINPYAFYECTALSDVVIGDKVNYIGYNAFYRTPWLENYPDDFVIVGDNNLICYKGDETDIIIPDGVKRISGVFIRGKNVESVYVPDTVTFIEFAAFNNRDIAITIQFGDEDIEFSGDPCDTECVIVAPYGSSAQKMAEIYGHKYIEIE
- a CDS encoding DUF1622 domain-containing protein, yielding MGTVIEVADNYLYYIVELCTIIMELFGVIILVFTAIKSFIEWLKKDENIRLHLAQGIALALEFKLGGEVLRTVVVREWSELGILGAIILLRGVLTFLIHWEIKNEKNEIAQNEK
- a CDS encoding ABC transporter permease, with product MKEKVAVDFRSKLNYIKRHWQLYVFFMMPAFVLTIIFKYVPMGGIMIAFTEYNPFRGIWGSEWVGFAHFNRFLSSPDFMTYLINTLKLSVYGLLWGFPVPIILALLLNRITSVRMKKNIQLVLYMPNFVSVIVLCGIVRILLSVTGPVNLFFHSSINFMTMPEAFRTIYIASGIWQGAGWASIMYTAALSNASQDLREAAKIDGANILQQIKVVEWPAIKDIVLIQFIMSVGNIMSIGFEKAYALQTDLNLASSEIISTYVYKKGLLDGDYGFSTAVGLFNTVINIILLISMNQVVKKMNEGRGI
- a CDS encoding WG repeat-containing protein, whose product is MNYYMGFLGFGADILLYPFKIGVCYYVYLQIKHKGNENHAIISSVIKYIMIADALELFVSVTAVETKGLVFAILLLLFCLKAYLDYYLFLILCKSEPAKKMWTILNSSIVIFVALVSITNRIMYVVYILLLIRFLMANSIVKRTEGSIPFIKKNAVIVKLSNVSVSHKSRYYIWGAVGILAVCFLCLRYSKATGKYELVSDDGSIVVHSAMDYFVEDNYGIDRFCITNRMPDWTGFSRYWWGFIDEQSGNVTQAQYSNAPCFDESGIAWDYDGHFIDTKGNVVIDVSSLVMNRRAPRTTIINDFLDVAWESEDFLRVFKWISIRTFHKDVNPSYGHDHFYVEWQGQSVYEGNVMNLENVWGLGHYDKDIYFINNVAAFYSEKDGAYGLINDKGEVIIKPSIYRIDISKKAELIYVTLKGKGYLNIVNYDGVFLLDRTKDWYLKEYDDDTRTAWYTHDFSADGDVVISYDGQVIEE
- a CDS encoding carbohydrate ABC transporter permease, whose protein sequence is MSTVKAQLKKKSEFARYSGADKSLLITGYALLALFLVAIILPIIYIIVASFMDPITLQNKGITFEFDKWTLTAYERVLSNNQIWVGFKNAVIYSVLFSALSVFITLLAAYPMSRPDFVGKKFFNTIFIITMFFGGGLIPTYLLISDLGLLDTMWAVILPGSFNVWNMIVARTYFQNVPAELREAAEVDGASDLTYFFKILLPVCVPIIATLALWQFVGMWNSYFDAMIYINDASKQPLQLVLRSILIQNQPESGMISDMQSTAARAQLAELLKYSTIIVSSLPLIVMYPFFQKYFENGIMAGAVKG
- a CDS encoding LacI family DNA-binding transcriptional regulator; translated protein: MNKKRNIPTIKDVAKEAGVSLGTVSKVINGKPTGEEYVKKVNAAIKKLDYHVNSYAQGLKASKTYTVAVLLPNTYTPFFGDLAHYINIELQKRNYRMLLSCSDYDRSHEQDYIDMVLQNKVDGIIALTYNPNLQIPDDVPFVSIDRIIAPNIPCVASDNFAGGHLAAEILASKGCKKLAFLRKGSNLDNEPNKRRGGFENGCMLKGLEYEMKIIDDADSDEEFLKFLKSHIHNGKLDFDGMFCVTDAIVYDVVKFLKGLDIRVPEDVQIIGFDGVRIHGNKDYTCSSIAQPTDKIAEMCVELLLQDSMSIKPPLVCLPVSFVEGGTTK